A genomic window from Chrysoperla carnea chromosome 3, inChrCarn1.1, whole genome shotgun sequence includes:
- the LOC123295188 gene encoding proteoglycan 4-like — protein sequence MTSKVSLALLFTLFVWSSIAVPLKPEDSTTGLPKADQPNPSQPEHDDKLPVPGAPHPPPPPAPPAPERRPVRDVEQQEPSRVRIPQLENKENTGKPQETTTEKRNKRSDESDSDEDERRIENLKDEQPETKKRPARNTPSHDDHHQNPPATNQGGTTEKSRKTREATTTTQKVPSLLLQTTTEKVRKVRDVQSPKPIGIAPLPARIDDNQSSQHKDSSWTTSKP from the exons ATGACCAGTAAA gTATCGTTAGCACTTTTGTTCACCCTATTTGTGTGGTCTTCGATAGCAGTTCCATTGAAACCTGAAGATTCTACAACAGGGCTTCCTAAGGCAGATCAACCTAATCCTTCTCAACCTGAACACGATGATAAACTTCCAGTGCCTGGAGCACCTCATCCACCTCCACCCCCAGCACCACCAGCACCTGAAAGACGTCCAGTTAGAGATGTAGAACAACAAGAGCCATCTCGTGTACGTATACCACAATtggaaaacaaagaaaatacaGGGAAACCACAAGAAACCACAACAGAAAAACGAAATAAACGTTCAGATGAATCAGATTCGGATGAGGATGAGAGAcgtattgaaaatttgaaggaCGAGCAACCCGAAACTAAAAAACGGCCGGCTCGAAATACACCATCCCATGACGACCATCATCAAAATCCACCTGCAACAAATCAAGGTGGAACTACCGAAAAAAGCAGAAAAACACGTGAAGCTACTACAACGACGCAAAAGGTCCCTTCTCTTCTTCTTCAAACTACTACTGAAAAAGTGCGAAAAGTTCGAGATGTTCAGTCACCAAAACCTATTGGAATAGC acCTTTACCTGCAAGAATTGATGACAATCAATCATCTCAACACAAGGATTCTTCATGGACTACTTCAAAACCATAA
- the LOC123295690 gene encoding selenoprotein F encodes MKNYILFFILTLFLIVTSAEYSADDCWQLGFNKANLLCSRCNQLSDFQLDILKDHCKECCTPDENPETAKKYAKAVLEVCTCKFGAYPQIQAFIKSDRPNKFPNLKIHYVRGLDPIIKLMNENNEVEETLAIHKWNTDSVDEFLKTHLMSDDDEKDYLKTNQI; translated from the exons atgaaaaattatattttgtttttcatattaacACTTTTCTTA aTAGTAACAAGTGCTGAATATTCAGCTGATGATTGCTGGCAATTAGGTTTTAATAAAGCTAATTTGCTTTGTTCGAGGTGTAATCAATTAAGTGATTTTCAATTAGACATTTTAAA agaTCACTGTAAAGAATGTTGTACTCCTGATGAAAATCCTGAGACAGCTAAAAAGTATGCAAAAGCTGTGCTAGAAGTTTGCACATGTAAATTTGGAGCCTATCCACAAATTCAAGCATTCATCAAAAGTGATCGACCGAACaaatttcctaatttaaaaattcattatgtaCGTGGTTTAGatccaataataaaattaatgaatgaaaataatgaagttGAGGAAACTTTAGCAATTCATAAATGGAATACGGATTCAGtagatgaatttttaaaaacacatttaatGAGCGATGATGATGAGAAAGATTACTTAAAAACtaatcaaatttaa